Proteins from a single region of Raphanus sativus cultivar WK10039 unplaced genomic scaffold, ASM80110v3 Scaffold1913, whole genome shotgun sequence:
- the LOC108816112 gene encoding LEAF RUST 10 DISEASE-RESISTANCE LOCUS RECEPTOR-LIKE PROTEIN KINASE-like 2.5: MINLNLSPKKSMFHIIIIWMLFVIPSCAFSANELHGLCSQPFSCGNLNLLYPFWTSGREDCGHPEFRVNCSDGFAEISITSVKYRILEANYDSGFIRLARSDFIGGLCPKDLFNATFDESVVTLAPTTELLTIYYDCSQDYSRNVSAYVGDFTCEDDGGDVSRIRYYVTRNLSSPLLNGIRGQLEDLGLSCKAVSIRVSAGPLLNTLQTDRTRDNLQKTLAEGFQLGLNQECSSCSASKGACGFNQNSGGFVCYCVDEPNNRTCSSRKKDAGLSTGAIAGLAVGVTLFLFLLLVSFRQLIRKRNRKSFISQPKLKALIPLKQYSYAQLKRITKSFAEVVGRGGFGTVYRGTLSDGRMVAVKILKDSKSNGEDFINEVASISQTSHVNIVTLLGFCYEGSKRAILYEFLENGSLDKLISSKRPSIMHCRDLYGIALGVARGLEYLHHGCRTRIVHFDIKPHNVLLDDNLCPKVSDFGLAKLCEKKESILSLLDARGTIGYIAPEVFSRMYGRVSHKSDVYSYGMLVLEMIGARNKERDDQEVGPSTSSMYFPEWIYKDLEMRGSGSLMENGVSSEEEEMVRKMTLVGLWCIQSSPSDRPPMNRVVEMMEGSVDALDVPPRPVFQIPAEPLQESSTLSENISGYTEVCSMNVA, encoded by the exons ATGATCAATCTGAATCTATCCCCGAAAAAATCAATGTTCCATATAATCATCATATGGATGCTCTTTGTGATACCTTCTTGTGCTTTCTCAGCTAATGAGCTTCACGGACTCTGCAGTCAACCGTTTAGCTGCGGCAATTTAAATCTCTTGTATCCTTTCTGGACATCTGGCAGAGAAGACTGTGGCCACCCTGAGTTCAGAGTCAACTGTAGTGATGGATTCGCAGAGATAAGCATCACCTCCGTGAAGTACAGAATCTTAGAGGCCAACTATGACTCTGGCTTCATAAGACTGGCGAGATCGGATTTTATCGGTGGTCTTTGTCCTAAAGATCTTTTTAATGCGACCTTCGACGAAAGCGTTGTTACGCTTGCTCCTACCACCGAGCTGCTAACAATTTACTACGACTGCAGCCAAGACTATTCACGTAATGTTTCTGCTTATGTTGGTGATTTTACTTGTGAGGATGATGGTGGTGATGTGTCAAGAATAAGATATTATGTGACAAGAAACCTGTCGTCCCCTCTACTTAACGGGATTAGAGGTCAATTAGAAGACCTTGGGTTATCTTGCAAAGCCGTAAGTATTCGTGTATCAGCAGGGCCTTTGCTGAACACACTACAGACCGATCGAACTCGAGATAATCTGCAGAAAACTCTTGCAGAGGGGTTCCAGCTTGGACTTAACCAAGAATGTTCGTCGTGCTCAGCCTCTAAGGGCGCTTGTGGATTCAATCAAAACTCAGGTGGATTTGTCTGCTATTGCGTAGATGAGCCAAATAACCGTACTTGCAGTTCTAGAAAAAAGG ATGCAGGCCTCTCTACTGGTGCAATAGCag GTTTAGCAGTAGGTGTTACTCTGTTTCTGTTCCTGCTTTTAGTATCGTTTCGCCAACTTATCCGAAAGAGAAACAGAAAGTCATTTATTTCACAGCCAAAACTCAAAGCACTTATTCCACTAAAGCAGTATAGTTACGCACAACTAAAAAGAATTACAAAGTCGTTCGCGGAGGTAGTTGGGAGAGGAGGATTTGGAACTGTCTATAGAGGCACCCTTTCTGATGGACGAATGGTTGCAGTGAAGATTTTAAAAGACTCAAAGAGTAATGGGGAAGACTTCATCAATGAAGTTGCGAGCATCAGCCAAACTTCTCATGTTAATATTGTTACCCTGCTAGGATTCTGCTATGAAGGTTCCAAGAGAGCAATTCTTTATGAATTTTTGGAAAATGGGTCTCTTGATAAGCTCATCTCAAGCAAGAGGCCGTCAATTATGCATTGTAGGGACTTATATGGGATTGCGTTAGGCGTTGCTCGTGGTTTGGAGTACTTGCACCATGGATGCAGAACAAGGATTGTACATTTCGACATTAAACCACATAATGTCCTCTTAGATGACAACCTCTGCCCAAAAGTTTCAGACTTTGGTCTTGCTAAGCTCTGTGAGAAGAAGGAAAGCATATTGTCGTTGCTAGACGCAAGAGGTACAATAGGGTACATTGCACCTGAAGTGTTTTCAAGAATGTACGGTAGAGTCTCACACAAGTCAGATGTGTATAGCTACGGAATGTTGGTTCTTGAGATGATAGGAGCACGGAACAAAGAGAGAGATGATCAAGAAGTTGGTCCTAGCACAAGTTCAATGTACTTCCCTGAATGGATATATAAGGATCTTGAGATGAGAGGCAGTGGGAGTCTTATGGAAAATGGAGTCAGTAGTGAAGAAGAGGAGATGGTGAGAAAGATGACATTGGTGGGTTTGTGGTGTATCCAGTCTTCCCCATCAGATCGTCCACCTATGAACAGAGTAGTGGAGATGATGGAAGGAAGTGTGGACGCACTTGATGTTCCTCCTAGACCTGTTTTCCAAATTCCAGCAGAGCCTCTTCAAGAATCTTCTACACTTTCAGAGAATATATCAGGTTACACAGAAGTATGTTCCATGAATGTCGCATAA